Proteins encoded in a region of the Trypanosoma brucei gambiense DAL972 chromosome 11, complete sequence genome:
- a CDS encoding dynein light chain, putative, which translates to MMSDRKTNVKLSDISEEMQNDALLVAARAVKEHQLERDIAAHIKKEFDKRHNPTWQCIAGRNFGADVVHESKHFIYFYVGQISILLWKTG; encoded by the coding sequence ATGATGAGTGATCGCAAGACTAATGTAAAACTGAGTGACATCAGTGAAGAGATGCAAAACGATGCACTCCTGGTAGCTGCCCGCGCCGTGAAGGAACATCAACTTGAGCGAGATATTGCTGCGCACATCAAAAAAGAGTTCGACAAGCGTCACAATCCCACGTGGCAGTGCATTGCCGGCCGAAACTTTGGCGCTGATGTCGTGCACGAGAGCAAGcacttcatttatttctacGTTGGTCAGATTTCTATTCTCCTGTGGAAAACAGGTTGA
- a CDS encoding ATP-binding protein, putative, which translates to MKTIALISGGKDSILSIILSMRYGHYPVVVANIAPECDDGRETVHEVDSYSFQTVGHEVVEEIAACMQLPFRRGYIRADQAKVQDLHYTSKRDEGDEIEALYRLLRSVKEEFPEVEAVTSGAILSNYQRHRVEDVCSRLKLRSLAFLWQRPAEEILDIATILRVEAILVKTATVGLVPQKHLGMSLFAARPELESIQRLYGAHAAGEGGEFETIVLDCPLFREKRLEVVELRPVIVDNNDYSPSGHAVLKVAQRAKTDEEKVADKHILQQLSLFTFPSDRMKHLPSLDQLIFEDLQMNENKAAFQTRKSEGDVVYWACTCGVYDACITSDRGAQQRILEDVLRKAIEDASKITHEVFFVLVLSPDVDLFDCFCAAFSIAFPDVCPPGCSFAEMNSLSAFRLEVLTAPQCSIDRSTMVVRSTSCWGAPSLGPYSFSNMLTVANECRTIVSGCVGLVSTTHQLATVADMGDLNVTSISEVCHSIGIPDEGTVKEFIAQFAFMYANSVNGLTYFRIQPNEVTHVTFLLTDMRFAPLLGPLWRWCSAKHGGGRELIFYRVTNLSGVPGKYVVCRVLPVVRLLCGAAVEAIFERRITADEREGT; encoded by the coding sequence ATGAAGACCATTGCCCTCATCTCCGGGGGAAAGGATAGTATACTCTCCATTATCCTCTCGATGCGATATGGGCACTACCCAGTAGTTGTGGCGAACATCGCTCCCGAATGCGACGATGGACGGGAAACTGTGCATGAGGTTGATTCTTATTCTTTCCAAACAGTAGGTCATGAGGTTGTGGAGGAAATCGCCGCGTGCATGCAACTGCCGTTTCGCAGAGGCTACATTCGCGCTGACCAGGCGAAGGTGCAGGATCTTCATTACACGAGCAAGCGGGATGAAGGCGATGAAATTGAAGCCCTCTACAGGCTGCTTCGCTCTGTGAAGGAGGAGTTTCCTGAGGTGGAAGCGGTCACTTCGGGCGCCATATTGTCTAATTACCAGCGCCACCGCGTGGAAGATGTGTGCAGCCGCTTGAAACTCCGTTCACTTGCATTTTTGTGGCAGCGGCCCGCTGAGGAGATCCTTGACATCGCCACCATTCTGCGCGTGGAAGCTATACTGGTCAAGACGGCAACAGTAGGTCTTGTACCGCAAAAGCATCTTGGCATGTCCCTTTTTGCTGCACGTCCAGAACTAGAGAGTATTCAGCGCTTGTATGGTGCGCACGCAGCGGGTGAAGGAGGCGAGTTTGAGACAATTGTGCTTGATTGTCCTCTCTTTAGGGAGAAGCGTTTGGAAGTTGTTGAACTGCGCCCTGTAATTGTGGATAACAATGACTACTCTCCTTCCGGTCATGCGGTACTTAAAGTTGCTCAACGTGCAAAAACAGATGAGGAGAAGGTTGCCGATAAGCACATACTGCAGCAACTGTCGCTCTTTACATTTCCATCGGATCGGATGAAgcatcttccttctcttgatCAACTTATCTTCGAGGATTTACAAATgaatgaaaacaaagcagCATTCCAAACTCGTAAGTCTGAGGGAGATGTGGTGTATTGGGCGTGTACGTGCGGGGTGTACGACGCCTGTATTACATCAGACAGAGGAGCACAGCAGCGTATCCTTGAGGATGTACTTCGGAAGGCTATCGAAGACGCTTCGAAAATTACTCATGAAGTATTTTTCGTGTTAGTGTTATCACCTGATGTGGATCTCTTTGACTGTTTTTGCGCTGCGTTCTCGATTGCCTTTCCTGACGTGTGCCCTCCCGGTTGCTCTTTCGCCGAGATGAATTCCCTCTCTGCATTCCGACTCGAAGTTCTTACTGCACCGCAGTGCTCCATCGATCGTTCAACTATGGTGGTTCGCAGCACCAGTTGCTGGGGCGCCCCATCGTTGGGACCATATTCCTTTTCAAATATGCTGACAGTTGCAAACGAGTGCCGCACGATTGTGTCCGGATGTGTTGGGTTGGTTTCCACCACTCATCAGTTAGCAACCGTGGCGGACATGGGAGATTTAAATGTAACTTCGATCTCTGAGGTTTGCCATTCCATTGGGATACCTGACGAGGGGACGGTGAAGGAGTTTATTGCACAATTTGCCTTCATGTACGCCAACAGTGTAAATGGGCTAACGTATTTTAGGATTCAACCTAACGAAGTAACACATGTCACTTTTTTGCTAACTGATATGCGATTTGCACCTCTTCTCGGCCCGCTGTGGCGTTGGTGTAGTGCGAAACatggtggaggaagagaacTTATTTTCTATAGGGTAACGAATTTGAGTGGAGTCCCTGGGAAATATGTGGTGTGTCGGGTATTACCGGTGGTGCGACTTTTGTGTGGTGCTGCCGTTGAGGCCATATTTGAGAGACGAATCACTGCAGATGAGCGGGAAGGTACTTGA